One genomic window of Sodaliphilus pleomorphus includes the following:
- a CDS encoding FKBP-type peptidyl-prolyl cis-trans isomerase, which translates to METIKFGKYVSLAYEIFVVDGGKETSVFKFSQSKPDSFVYGMDQTMIDAFMKHIEGKAQGDTFDFTLTPEEAFGDRKQELVMTFDKKMFEHDGEFDSDNVYEGAAVPMRTEQGMIVTGRVTAITATEVTLDFNHPLAGETIHYVGQVLLVRDATPSELNPKHGGCEGCSGSCGHEGGCDGCSGSCD; encoded by the coding sequence ATGGAAACAATCAAGTTTGGGAAATATGTGTCGCTGGCCTATGAGATTTTTGTAGTCGACGGCGGCAAGGAAACCTCGGTGTTCAAGTTCAGCCAGTCGAAGCCCGACAGCTTTGTCTATGGCATGGATCAGACGATGATCGACGCCTTCATGAAGCACATCGAGGGCAAGGCACAGGGCGACACGTTCGACTTCACGCTCACGCCCGAGGAAGCCTTCGGCGACAGGAAGCAGGAGCTGGTGATGACATTTGACAAGAAGATGTTTGAGCACGACGGCGAGTTTGACAGCGACAACGTGTATGAGGGTGCGGCAGTGCCCATGCGCACCGAGCAGGGCATGATTGTGACCGGCCGTGTGACGGCCATCACCGCCACCGAGGTGACCCTCGACTTCAACCACCCACTGGCGGGCGAAACAATACACTATGTGGGCCAGGTGCTGCTCGTGCGCGACGCCACGCCCAGCGAGCTCAACCCCAAGCACGGCGGCTGCGAGGGCTGCAGCGGCAGTTGCGGCCACGAGGGCGGATGCGATGGTTGCAGCGGCAGCTGCGACTGA
- a CDS encoding helix-turn-helix domain-containing protein, which translates to MQTNNHKIADYDLVLDKKFGKAGTPERALAEEKAYSFYSGQILHDARKEANMTQAELAKRTHTTKSYISKIENGIITPSVGAFYRIISALGMRVEIVKPVC; encoded by the coding sequence ATGCAGACAAACAATCACAAAATCGCTGATTACGATTTGGTTCTTGATAAGAAATTTGGGAAGGCGGGCACTCCCGAGCGAGCATTGGCAGAGGAGAAGGCATACTCTTTCTACTCGGGTCAGATACTTCACGACGCTCGGAAAGAAGCCAATATGACTCAGGCTGAACTTGCGAAACGCACTCACACGACCAAGTCGTATATCTCAAAAATAGAAAATGGTATCATCACACCCAGCGTCGGTGCCTTTTATAGGATCATCAGTGCTCTTGGCATGAGAGTAGAAATAGTGAAACCAGTGTGCTAA
- a CDS encoding type II toxin-antitoxin system RelE/ParE family toxin: MERKIVTYGGYFEAFMETLTDKEQEKIQYGLLLLKTQDRLSKKFVKLIREGIYELRTDFNSNIFRVFFIFDEGRIVVLFNGFQKKTQKTPNAEIEKAIKIKEAYYADKQSQNR, encoded by the coding sequence ATGGAAAGGAAGATAGTTACTTATGGTGGCTATTTTGAAGCTTTCATGGAAACGTTGACGGACAAAGAGCAGGAGAAAATTCAGTATGGATTACTTCTCTTGAAGACCCAAGATCGGTTGTCCAAGAAGTTCGTGAAACTGATTAGAGAAGGCATCTATGAGTTGAGGACGGATTTCAACAGCAATATATTCCGTGTATTCTTCATCTTCGACGAAGGTAGGATTGTGGTTCTTTTCAATGGTTTCCAAAAGAAGACTCAGAAAACGCCAAACGCAGAAATAGAAAAGGCAATTAAAATTAAGGAGGCATACTATGCAGACAAACAATCACAAAATCGCTGA
- a CDS encoding single-stranded DNA-binding protein — MSVNKVILLGNVGKDPDVRYPAQGQIVATFSLATTERAYTAAGGQQVPERTEWHRIVMWGKNAEIAERYIRRGTKLYIEGKLRTRTWEDRNTIKHTVTEVYADTFELLGSRPQATAPSSPAAAPQPQPRQPQGGGNAGAAAPDIPF; from the coding sequence ATGTCAGTCAACAAAGTCATTCTGCTGGGCAACGTGGGCAAGGACCCCGACGTGCGCTATCCAGCCCAGGGCCAGATTGTGGCCACGTTCTCACTGGCCACCACCGAGCGGGCCTATACCGCTGCCGGCGGGCAGCAAGTGCCCGAGCGCACCGAGTGGCACCGCATCGTGATGTGGGGCAAGAACGCCGAGATTGCCGAGCGCTACATTCGCCGCGGCACCAAGCTCTATATCGAGGGCAAGCTGCGCACGCGCACCTGGGAAGACCGCAACACCATCAAGCACACGGTGACCGAGGTGTATGCCGACACCTTTGAGCTCCTGGGCAGCCGCCCGCAGGCCACAGCGCCGTCGTCGCCCGCTGCCGCGCCCCAGCCGCAACCCCGGCAGCCACAGGGTGGTGGAAATGCCGGCGCTGCTGCCCCCGACATCCCCTTCTGA
- a CDS encoding TonB-dependent receptor plug domain-containing protein — MPPAGAVVQHLLQEVVVTANKPQVPEDIFETWSQKTIDYEEIERKGISSLEDVLRRMPGIIVKNGQAYLMRGGLQAVGFFIDGTYFQPMGRRPERDPLLGAMPHDRPRRALELQLLHQRQQRHRLHAHHRGHHPGRRAHQQAHHHRQALTTTFHP, encoded by the coding sequence GTGCCGCCGGCAGGTGCTGTTGTACAGCACCTGCTGCAGGAGGTGGTGGTGACTGCCAACAAGCCACAGGTGCCCGAAGACATCTTCGAGACCTGGTCGCAAAAGACAATAGACTATGAGGAAATCGAGCGCAAGGGCATCTCCTCGCTCGAGGATGTGCTGCGGCGCATGCCCGGCATCATCGTGAAAAACGGGCAGGCCTACTTGATGCGCGGCGGCCTGCAAGCCGTGGGGTTCTTCATCGACGGCACCTACTTCCAGCCCATGGGGCGTAGACCTGAGAGAGACCCTCTACTGGGCGCCATGCCTCACGACCGACCGCGCAGGGCACTCGAGCTTCAGCTTCTACACCAGCGACAACAGCGCCACCGCCTACACGCTCACCATCGAGGGCATCACCCAGGACGGCGAGCTCATCAACAAGCGCATCACCATCGACAAGCGCTGACAACGACATTTCACCCCTAA